A stretch of Acidimicrobiia bacterium DNA encodes these proteins:
- a CDS encoding ABC-F family ATP-binding cassette domain-containing protein: protein MTHVTPHLASLVARDVSKAFGPHVVLAHVSITVAPGDRVGIVAPNGTGKSTLLRVLAGIETPDAGSVSCIPPNATVGYLPQEPERRAGETLQQFLARRTGVAGAEAMLETSAHALASGEAGADDTYAHALDRFLALGGPDFDARVGVVCEELGLPERLLASTTETLSGGEAARASLAAILLSRFDVFLLDEPTNDLDFAGLDRLEEFVTRLPGGAVIVSHDRAFLDRTINAVLELDDHEHTASEFNGGWAAYLEERAIARRHAEEAYADYTTKRTALNQRAQREREWSMQGVSKTKKSNEKDKNIRAFRRNSSEHVAAKARLTERAAERLDVVEKPWEGWELHMEIASAARSGSVVARLEHAVVQLGGHAPAGTGGSPCGPPDSASEASGAASEASATGRFVLGPVDLEIGWAERVAILGPNGSGKTTLLRAILGDLPLRAGERRLGPGVVVGTLEQARARFGTSPTLLDGFTAASRFTNAESRSLLAKFGLGAEHVGRAPATLSPGERTRAELALLSAIGVNCLVLDEPTNHLDLPAIEQLEQALEGFDGTLLLVTHDRGLIDALHFTRTIEIQAGRVVSDRAA from the coding sequence ATGACTCACGTCACGCCCCATCTCGCGTCGCTCGTCGCTCGCGACGTCTCCAAAGCGTTCGGTCCCCACGTCGTGCTGGCGCACGTCTCGATCACGGTCGCGCCGGGCGACCGGGTCGGCATCGTCGCGCCCAACGGCACCGGCAAGTCGACGCTCCTGCGCGTCCTCGCCGGCATCGAGACTCCCGACGCGGGCAGCGTCTCGTGCATCCCGCCGAACGCGACCGTCGGCTATCTGCCGCAGGAGCCCGAGCGCCGCGCCGGAGAGACGCTCCAGCAGTTCCTCGCGCGCCGGACCGGTGTCGCGGGCGCCGAGGCGATGTTGGAGACGAGCGCGCACGCGCTCGCGAGCGGCGAAGCCGGCGCCGACGATACCTATGCACACGCGCTCGATCGCTTCCTCGCGCTCGGCGGTCCCGACTTCGACGCGCGCGTCGGTGTCGTGTGCGAAGAGCTCGGCCTTCCCGAGCGGTTGCTCGCGAGCACGACCGAGACTCTGTCCGGCGGTGAGGCCGCGCGCGCGTCGCTCGCCGCGATCCTGCTGTCACGCTTCGATGTCTTCCTGCTCGACGAGCCGACGAACGACCTCGACTTCGCGGGACTCGACCGGTTGGAAGAGTTCGTCACGCGGTTGCCGGGCGGCGCGGTGATCGTGTCGCACGACCGCGCCTTCCTCGACCGCACGATCAACGCGGTGCTCGAGCTCGACGACCACGAGCACACTGCGAGCGAGTTCAACGGCGGCTGGGCCGCGTATTTGGAGGAACGCGCGATCGCGCGTCGGCACGCGGAAGAGGCGTACGCCGACTACACGACGAAGCGCACCGCGCTGAATCAGCGCGCGCAGCGCGAGCGCGAGTGGTCGATGCAGGGTGTCAGCAAGACGAAGAAGAGCAACGAGAAGGACAAGAACATCCGCGCGTTCCGACGGAACTCGAGCGAGCACGTCGCGGCGAAGGCGCGACTCACCGAGCGCGCGGCCGAACGGCTCGATGTCGTCGAGAAGCCGTGGGAGGGCTGGGAGCTGCACATGGAGATCGCGTCGGCGGCCCGCAGCGGCAGCGTCGTCGCGCGGCTCGAGCACGCGGTCGTGCAGCTCGGGGGGCACGCTCCCGCGGGGACGGGCGGTTCGCCCTGCGGACCGCCCGACTCGGCGTCCGAGGCGTCAGGAGCGGCGAGCGAAGCGAGCGCGACCGGAAGATTTGTGCTCGGCCCGGTCGACCTCGAGATCGGCTGGGCCGAGCGCGTCGCGATCCTCGGTCCCAACGGCAGCGGCAAGACCACGTTGCTGCGCGCGATCCTCGGCGATCTTCCGCTGCGCGCGGGCGAGCGCCGGCTCGGTCCCGGAGTGGTCGTGGGCACGCTCGAGCAGGCGCGGGCCCGCTTCGGCACGAGCCCCACGCTGCTCGACGGCTTCACCGCCGCGAGCCGATTCACGAACGCGGAGAGCCGCTCGCTGCTCGCCAAGTTCGGACTCGGCGCGGAGCACGTCGGGCGCGCGCCGGCGACGCTCTCGCCCGGTGAGCGCACTCGCGCCGAGCTCGCGTTGCTGAGCGCGATCGGCGTGAACTGTCTCGTGCTCGACGAGCCGACGAACCACCTCGACCTGCCCGCGATCGAGCAGTTGGAACAGGCACTCGAGGGGTTCGACGGCACGCTGCTGCTCGTGACGCACGACCGCGGCCTCATCGACGCGCTGCACTTCACGCGCACGATCGAGATCCAGGCCGGGCGGGTGGTGAGCGACCGCGCGGCGTAG
- a CDS encoding AMP-binding protein, which translates to MADAPSGLSGVAAADPQRLAFVSGDRHVTYGELDERTDRLARVLRTMGVVAGERIAIMLPNDVAFFEVWAAAAKLECAVVLVNFHLKADELAYILEDSGARVLVAHERLRADFEPAIARGGCSVLVVGGAPDEYEAAVAAAPVAAGSEPLAPCLVLAPPVFYTSGTTGRPKGVIHGSLGSGGKQAAAVQQGQIMLWGWTADDTYILSGPAYHAGPGGYVMSALFVGARSVILQPGSTGAWDAREWLRLVERERVTISFMTPAHFIRILEVPASERARFDLSSLRVIAHGGAPCPVPVKERVLDALAPAQVWELYGASEGGATRISPDEWRARPGSVGLPWPGVEVRVLSDSFDALPPGETGLVYIRPAGGARFHYHDDDDKTASAWHDDAFTVGDVGHLDADGYLYLTDRASDMVIRGGVNIYPREIEDVLFTHAAVVDCAVFGVPDERLGERLHAVIETRAPVSDDQLDAWCRDRLADYKVPASWEIVDELPRHPNGKVLKRLLREQAWAGRDQRIG; encoded by the coding sequence ATGGCAGACGCTCCGTCCGGGCTGAGCGGGGTGGCTGCAGCCGACCCGCAGCGGCTCGCGTTCGTGTCCGGCGACCGGCACGTCACCTACGGCGAGCTGGACGAACGCACCGATCGGCTGGCGCGGGTGCTGCGCACGATGGGCGTGGTGGCGGGTGAGCGCATCGCGATCATGCTGCCGAACGACGTCGCCTTCTTCGAGGTGTGGGCGGCCGCCGCGAAGCTCGAGTGCGCGGTCGTGCTCGTGAACTTCCATCTGAAGGCCGACGAGCTCGCGTACATCCTCGAGGACTCCGGCGCGCGTGTCCTCGTCGCGCACGAACGGCTGCGCGCCGACTTCGAGCCCGCGATCGCGCGCGGCGGTTGTTCCGTGCTCGTGGTCGGCGGCGCGCCCGACGAGTACGAAGCGGCGGTTGCGGCCGCGCCGGTCGCGGCGGGTTCCGAGCCGCTCGCGCCGTGCCTCGTGCTCGCGCCGCCCGTCTTCTACACGTCGGGTACGACGGGCCGGCCGAAGGGCGTGATCCACGGCTCGCTCGGTTCCGGCGGCAAGCAGGCGGCGGCGGTGCAGCAGGGCCAGATCATGCTCTGGGGGTGGACGGCCGACGACACCTACATCCTTTCGGGTCCCGCGTATCACGCAGGCCCGGGCGGCTATGTGATGTCGGCGTTGTTCGTCGGCGCGCGCTCGGTGATCCTGCAACCGGGTTCGACGGGCGCGTGGGACGCGCGTGAGTGGCTGCGACTGGTCGAGCGCGAGCGGGTGACGATCTCGTTCATGACGCCCGCGCACTTCATCCGCATCCTCGAAGTGCCGGCGTCGGAGCGCGCGCGGTTCGACCTGTCGTCGTTGCGCGTGATCGCGCACGGCGGCGCGCCGTGTCCGGTTCCGGTGAAGGAGCGGGTGCTGGACGCGCTCGCGCCCGCGCAGGTGTGGGAGCTCTACGGCGCGAGCGAGGGCGGCGCGACCCGCATCTCACCCGACGAATGGCGCGCGCGCCCGGGAAGCGTCGGCTTGCCGTGGCCCGGCGTCGAGGTGCGCGTGCTCTCGGACTCGTTCGACGCCCTGCCGCCGGGCGAGACGGGGCTCGTCTACATCCGTCCCGCAGGTGGCGCGCGCTTCCACTACCACGACGACGACGACAAGACCGCGTCGGCGTGGCACGACGACGCGTTCACCGTCGGCGATGTCGGCCATCTCGACGCCGACGGCTACCTCTACCTGACCGATCGCGCGAGCGACATGGTGATCCGCGGCGGTGTGAACATCTACCCGCGTGAGATCGAGGACGTGCTGTTCACGCACGCGGCCGTCGTCGACTGCGCGGTGTTCGGTGTGCCCGACGAGCGACTCGGCGAGCGCCTGCACGCGGTGATCGAGACGCGCGCGCCGGTTTCCGACGATCAGCTCGACGCGTGGTGCCGGGACCGGCTCGCCGACTACAAGGTGCCGGCGTCGTGGGAGATCGTCGACGAGCTGCCGCGCCATCCGAACGGCAAGGTGCTGAAGCGGCTCCTCCGCGAGCAGGCCTGGGCGGGCCGGGACCAACGCATCGGTTGA